One Paenisporosarcina sp. FSL H8-0542 genomic region harbors:
- a CDS encoding rhodanese-related sulfurtransferase codes for MENNAYQVLLYYKYVLIDEPELFAQTHLAACKEIGLLGRILVSHEGINGTVSGTIEQTQAYMDMMKSDERFADMMWKIDAAEGHAFKKMHVRAKNEVVHLGLGEDDINPNEITGQYLSPTEFYEKMQQDDTIVIDARNDYEFDLGHFRGAVRPEIKNFRDLPQWMRENKEQFEGKKILTYCTGGIRCEKFSGWLVKEGYEDVGQLHGGIHTYGNDPEVKGQLWDGQMYVFDERIAVPINKVEHVIVGKDHFDGTPCERYVNCANPECNDKILCSEENEHLYLRSCSDACRTNPRNRYIVEHTLSEEQVQARLEEVVRVKSNVIA; via the coding sequence ATGGAAAACAATGCTTATCAAGTCTTGTTATATTATAAATATGTATTAATAGATGAACCTGAATTATTCGCACAAACTCACTTGGCTGCGTGTAAAGAAATCGGCTTATTGGGTCGTATTCTTGTATCTCATGAAGGAATTAACGGAACCGTTTCTGGAACCATCGAACAGACCCAAGCCTACATGGATATGATGAAGAGTGATGAACGTTTTGCAGATATGATGTGGAAAATTGATGCAGCGGAAGGTCATGCGTTTAAAAAAATGCATGTACGTGCGAAAAATGAAGTGGTACATCTTGGTCTTGGAGAAGATGATATCAACCCGAACGAAATTACTGGTCAATACTTGTCCCCAACAGAATTCTACGAAAAAATGCAACAGGACGATACAATTGTCATCGATGCACGCAATGACTATGAATTCGATCTAGGTCATTTCCGTGGGGCAGTTCGTCCAGAAATTAAAAACTTCCGTGATTTGCCACAATGGATGCGCGAAAACAAAGAACAATTCGAAGGTAAAAAGATTTTGACTTACTGCACAGGCGGAATTCGTTGTGAGAAATTCTCCGGTTGGTTAGTCAAAGAAGGTTACGAAGATGTGGGTCAACTTCACGGTGGAATCCACACTTACGGTAATGACCCAGAAGTGAAAGGTCAGCTTTGGGACGGACAAATGTATGTCTTTGACGAACGCATTGCTGTGCCGATAAACAAAGTCGAGCACGTAATCGTAGGAAAAGATCATTTCGATGGTACACCTTGTGAGCGTTACGTAAACTGTGCTAACCCAGAATGTAATGATAAAATTCTTTGTTCAGAAGAAAACGAGCACTTGTATTTGCGCAGCTGTTCGGATGCTTGCCGCACGAATCCACGCAACCGTTATATCGTGGAGCATACCTTAAGCGAAGAGCAAGTTCAAGCTAGACTTGAAGAAGTTGTACGCGTAAAAAGTAACGTAATAGCATAA
- a CDS encoding GntR family transcriptional regulator has protein sequence MPIPTNHAKPIRISAKENAFNQLQQWIIDGTLRPEEKLNDTELAQALGVSRTPIRESLQLLEVQGFVEMFPGKATQVTTVRKEDIKDLLPPLAALQALSAELAIPNLDKKTIHNMEDTNERFSHAIQTKDYFSALKIDEEFHQIIVDAANNPYITSMVANLQAHVLRQFFHNSIVLTTHSIKEHATIIELLKKRDAASVSQVMRDNWLRAIEEFYTREEL, from the coding sequence ATGCCGATACCCACTAATCATGCCAAACCCATTCGCATCTCTGCCAAAGAGAATGCTTTTAACCAGTTGCAGCAATGGATTATTGACGGTACATTACGTCCTGAAGAAAAATTGAACGATACGGAATTGGCTCAAGCATTGGGTGTCAGCCGAACACCTATCCGAGAGTCGTTACAATTGCTTGAAGTTCAAGGTTTCGTTGAAATGTTTCCCGGAAAAGCCACGCAGGTCACAACTGTGAGAAAAGAAGACATTAAAGATCTCCTTCCTCCGTTAGCCGCGTTGCAGGCACTGTCTGCCGAATTAGCCATACCCAACTTAGATAAAAAAACGATTCATAACATGGAAGATACAAATGAACGATTTTCACATGCAATCCAAACAAAAGACTATTTTTCAGCCTTGAAAATTGATGAAGAGTTTCATCAAATTATTGTAGATGCCGCAAACAATCCCTATATCACATCGATGGTTGCTAATTTACAAGCCCATGTACTCAGACAGTTCTTCCATAATTCAATCGTTTTGACGACCCATTCTATTAAGGAGCATGCTACCATCATCGAATTATTAAAAAAACGTGATGCCGCATCCGTCTCCCAAGTGATGCGGGACAACTGGCTACGTGCAATAGAAGAATTTTATACTCGTGAAGAACTATAA
- a CDS encoding DegV family protein, with protein MNQSNIAWVTDSTATLSTEFIEKHNIYVVPLFVIFGETAYKENVEISSSEFYKKLASVNDLPKTSQPSPGEMLELFNEIKNKYKHVIAIHATGALTGAYSGAVSATKEAGVDAFVLDSQIGSFPLGKMVERAVALEQQGKTFEEIVTEIKTLPAKGRLFLTPGSLEQLHKGGRVTGSQAVFATLLNMKVVLKFHEGRAVLSDKVRSHKRAIAKMADYLEAEKNHVKEVTVLHADNLKEATQLKKELQTQHPQIIFSTTELSPVPGTHTGRGTVGLAWLGE; from the coding sequence ATGAACCAATCAAATATTGCATGGGTTACGGATTCAACTGCTACCCTGTCTACAGAATTTATAGAAAAACATAATATCTATGTGGTACCGTTATTCGTTATTTTCGGAGAAACCGCTTACAAAGAAAACGTTGAAATCAGTTCAAGCGAATTTTATAAAAAACTTGCGTCCGTTAATGATTTACCTAAAACTTCACAACCTTCTCCAGGCGAAATGCTGGAGCTGTTTAATGAAATAAAAAACAAATACAAGCACGTTATTGCCATTCATGCGACAGGTGCATTGACTGGTGCGTATAGTGGCGCAGTCTCGGCGACAAAAGAAGCTGGAGTAGATGCGTTTGTTCTGGATTCTCAAATTGGATCATTTCCACTTGGAAAAATGGTGGAGCGTGCTGTGGCGTTAGAGCAACAAGGAAAAACGTTTGAAGAAATCGTTACTGAAATCAAGACGTTGCCTGCAAAAGGTCGCCTGTTCTTAACGCCTGGCAGCCTTGAACAACTCCACAAAGGTGGGCGTGTAACGGGTTCACAAGCCGTGTTTGCAACTCTATTGAATATGAAAGTCGTCTTGAAATTTCATGAAGGACGTGCAGTGCTGTCCGATAAAGTACGAAGTCATAAGCGTGCCATCGCCAAAATGGCCGACTATTTAGAAGCCGAAAAAAATCACGTAAAAGAAGTGACTGTCCTCCACGCGGATAATTTGAAAGAAGCGACTCAATTGAAAAAAGAACTTCAAACGCAACATCCTCAGATTATTTTCTCTACAACAGAACTTAGTCCCGTGCCAGGCACTCATACGGGAAGAGGAACTGTCGGTCTTGCTTGGTTAGGAGAATAA
- a CDS encoding membrane protein, translating to MKNRSIVAIFYLIGLTFLSLGISLIILADLGAGAWDAMYVGLNNLFGLSVGAWVFIVGILLILINALLLRERIDISAVIPVVTVGFLIDFWLLFVFANYQAPILPIRFAMLVGGIAVIAVGIACYLQSKIARNPMDTLMMAIQTLTGKSMAVSKTMMELGVLVIAFILGGPIGLGTIFVTLMIGPMIQFFYRPVTKLRERLCNESVLL from the coding sequence ATGAAAAATCGAAGTATTGTAGCTATATTTTATTTAATTGGATTAACCTTTCTGTCTTTGGGCATTAGTTTAATAATATTGGCTGATTTAGGGGCTGGAGCATGGGATGCCATGTACGTAGGGCTAAATAATCTTTTTGGCCTAAGTGTCGGTGCGTGGGTCTTTATTGTAGGGATATTACTTATTTTAATCAATGCTCTTCTATTAAGAGAGCGAATTGATATTTCTGCAGTAATCCCTGTAGTAACGGTTGGTTTTTTGATTGATTTCTGGTTGTTATTTGTTTTTGCTAACTATCAGGCACCGATTCTTCCAATTCGATTTGCCATGTTGGTTGGCGGTATTGCAGTGATTGCAGTAGGAATTGCCTGTTACTTGCAGTCGAAAATTGCACGTAACCCTATGGATACTTTGATGATGGCAATTCAAACTTTGACTGGCAAAAGCATGGCTGTCTCTAAAACCATGATGGAGCTTGGCGTGTTGGTGATTGCGTTCATTCTCGGTGGCCCAATTGGATTGGGTACTATTTTTGTGACTCTTATGATTGGTCCAATGATTCAGTTCTTCTATCGACCGGTAACGAAGTTACGTGAACGTTTATGTAATGAGTCTGTTTTGCTATAG
- the brnQ gene encoding branched-chain amino acid transport system II carrier protein: MDKKLSLSAYSVIGLMLFALFFGAGNLIFPATLGQNAGTNVWLAVAGFLLTGIGLPFLGILAMGYSGSRSLQDLASRIHPVYGVIFTALLYLTIGPLFAIPRTGAVSYDIGVAPFLGAGHEQIGLIVFTIIFFAITLWLSLNPSKMVDRIGKLLSPAILVLLGTLLVMVIVNPLGSIQAPQDSYANGAFMKGFTEGYNTMDALASLVFGIIVIDIIRKMGVTSTRGILKATAKSGAVATVLLGVIYVGVAYLGATSTEMFGLFDTGGPVLTNTAAYYFGTFGTLMMAVIIFLACLTTSIGLITACGEYFHSLFPKVSYKLFIIGFSTFSFIIANFGLSNIITYSIPVLMFLYPLAIVLIILTFASPLFKHSRMVYVSATVVTLMVSSIDGLKTLCTSLNMEYFDWMKPVISFYENYLPFYEQGLGWLIPVLIVMVITGILAYVRKASLAYSQ, translated from the coding sequence ATGGATAAAAAATTATCGTTATCAGCATACTCTGTCATTGGATTGATGCTGTTCGCTTTATTCTTTGGTGCAGGAAACTTAATATTCCCGGCAACTCTTGGTCAAAATGCAGGCACGAATGTATGGTTGGCAGTAGCTGGATTTTTATTAACTGGAATTGGTTTACCGTTTCTTGGCATACTCGCAATGGGCTATTCAGGAAGTCGCAGTTTACAAGACCTTGCAAGCCGTATCCATCCGGTATATGGCGTCATTTTCACTGCCTTGCTGTATTTGACAATCGGACCGTTATTCGCAATTCCTAGAACTGGTGCGGTTTCTTATGATATCGGTGTGGCTCCATTTTTAGGAGCAGGCCATGAACAGATTGGGTTAATTGTCTTCACCATCATTTTCTTTGCTATAACACTTTGGTTATCTCTGAATCCGTCGAAAATGGTTGATCGTATCGGGAAGTTATTATCTCCAGCTATTTTAGTACTGCTAGGAACTTTACTTGTCATGGTAATCGTTAATCCGCTTGGCTCGATCCAAGCACCTCAAGACTCATATGCCAATGGTGCATTCATGAAAGGCTTCACTGAAGGCTATAATACGATGGATGCGCTAGCATCACTGGTATTCGGGATTATCGTCATTGATATTATTCGAAAAATGGGTGTTACATCCACTCGTGGAATTTTAAAGGCTACAGCTAAATCAGGCGCAGTAGCTACTGTCTTACTTGGCGTGATTTATGTAGGTGTTGCATATTTAGGAGCGACGAGTACGGAAATGTTTGGTTTATTTGATACTGGTGGACCAGTGCTTACTAATACAGCCGCTTATTATTTTGGAACATTTGGTACCCTAATGATGGCTGTCATTATTTTTCTTGCCTGTTTAACGACTAGTATCGGTCTGATTACGGCATGTGGGGAGTATTTCCATAGCCTATTCCCTAAGGTGAGTTATAAATTATTCATCATCGGTTTTTCAACATTTTCATTTATCATAGCCAATTTCGGCTTATCGAACATTATTACGTACTCGATTCCCGTGTTGATGTTCTTGTATCCGTTGGCAATCGTCTTGATTATCTTAACGTTCGCATCACCGTTGTTTAAGCATTCGCGCATGGTTTATGTTTCGGCAACGGTCGTTACATTGATGGTGAGCAGCATAGATGGACTGAAAACGTTATGCACTTCATTAAACATGGAGTATTTCGATTGGATGAAACCAGTCATTTCGTTTTATGAAAACTACTTGCCTTTTTATGAACAAGGTCTGGGCTGGCTGATTCCTGTGCTCATTGTCATGGTGATTACAGGAATTCTCGCTTACGTAAGAAAAGCTTCACTCGCTTATTCACAATGA
- a CDS encoding membrane protein yields MFGFNDMWKFFFSFFLVMPLVTILHQMGHMFFARIFGGKVNMHIGSGKILTKIGPLHIRRLYFYDGWCEYISLAKKRRRWQLILVYLGGSLFNLTAILLLNGLILMRELEPGIFLYQFVYFSFYFIFFSLFPIWHGENPSDGMAVWNLIRKKPFKNNPTM; encoded by the coding sequence ATGTTTGGATTTAATGATATGTGGAAATTTTTCTTTTCATTTTTCTTGGTGATGCCTCTTGTGACAATTCTTCATCAAATGGGTCATATGTTTTTCGCGCGCATTTTTGGAGGAAAGGTAAATATGCACATTGGATCGGGAAAAATTTTGACGAAGATTGGACCTCTACATATACGACGGTTGTACTTTTATGATGGTTGGTGTGAATATATTTCTTTGGCTAAAAAGAGACGTAGATGGCAGCTGATTTTGGTCTACTTGGGTGGATCGCTTTTTAATTTGACCGCTATATTACTGTTGAATGGCTTGATTTTGATGCGTGAACTGGAACCCGGCATTTTCTTGTATCAATTCGTTTATTTCTCTTTCTATTTCATTTTCTTTTCACTATTTCCCATATGGCATGGGGAGAACCCGAGTGACGGAATGGCTGTTTGGAATCTCATACGTAAGAAACCATTTAAAAATAATCCTACGATGTAA